One window of Desulfarculus baarsii DSM 2075 genomic DNA carries:
- the fliG gene encoding flagellar motor switch protein FliG, giving the protein MAVGDKLTGVQKTAIVLASLGEQFAAEIFKQMDEEEIRQVGLAMSKLNQVDAKVVDAVLMEFLEKLRGDSGPLVGGSKTAQRALALAMGEDAARDIIADMERSIEPVPFERVKTVDSKTLASFIKSEHPQTIAVILSHLPQMKAAEVLREFPENLQYDVVLRISNLDVIPPGIIEEIDAVLQREIVSTEGAEAKQLGGVEAVAELLNNVDKATEEHIFGRLEEDDPEMAEKIRQLMFVFEDLINVDDRGIRTLLKEVRNEDLTVALKTSSEDLRAKILGNVSERAAAMIQEDLEVMGPVRLSEVEQSQQKIIQIARRLEKEGKIAIGGKGGEDVLV; this is encoded by the coding sequence ATGGCCGTGGGAGACAAACTGACCGGCGTGCAGAAAACAGCCATCGTCCTGGCTTCGCTGGGCGAGCAGTTCGCGGCCGAGATCTTCAAGCAGATGGACGAGGAGGAGATTCGTCAGGTCGGCCTGGCCATGAGCAAGCTCAACCAGGTCGACGCCAAGGTGGTCGACGCGGTGCTGATGGAGTTTCTGGAAAAGCTTCGCGGCGACTCGGGACCGCTGGTCGGCGGCAGCAAGACCGCCCAGCGCGCCTTGGCCCTGGCCATGGGCGAGGACGCCGCCCGCGACATCATCGCCGACATGGAGCGCTCCATCGAGCCGGTGCCCTTCGAGCGGGTCAAGACCGTCGACAGCAAGACCCTGGCCAGCTTCATCAAGAGCGAACACCCCCAGACCATCGCCGTGATCCTCTCGCACCTGCCGCAGATGAAGGCCGCCGAAGTGCTGCGCGAGTTCCCCGAAAACCTGCAGTACGACGTGGTGCTGCGCATCAGCAACCTGGATGTGATCCCGCCGGGCATCATCGAGGAGATCGACGCCGTGCTGCAGCGCGAGATCGTCAGCACCGAGGGCGCCGAGGCCAAGCAACTCGGCGGCGTCGAGGCCGTGGCCGAGCTTCTCAACAACGTCGACAAGGCCACCGAGGAGCACATCTTCGGCCGCCTGGAGGAAGACGACCCCGAGATGGCCGAAAAGATCCGCCAACTCATGTTCGTCTTCGAGGATCTGATCAACGTCGACGACCGGGGCATCCGCACCCTGCTCAAGGAGGTGCGCAACGAGGATCTCACCGTGGCCCTCAAGACCTCCAGCGAGGATCTGCGCGCCAAGATTCTGGGCAACGTCAGCGAACGCGCCGCGGCCATGATCCAGGAAGACCTGGAGGTGATGGGCCCGGTGCGGCTGTCGGAGGTGGAGCAGTCGCAGCAAAAGATCATCCAGATCGCCCGTCGCCTGGAAAAAGAAGGCAAGATCGCCATCGGCGGCAAGGGCGGGGAGGACGTCCTTGTCTAA
- a CDS encoding FliH/SctL family protein: MSKAESDSQVRDFSLGEFQAGRKPAPRPAGDTAFHPGQFEPLNLGQPEEDPRERAQRQAKQMVDEANAQVAQAKKDVERIRAQAYEEGYKQGQQEGHAASQARIEAAMSNLEAAATALARAKANVLAHMEREIVALVQAAVDGVFLSVDAMPAKLLRQVVGRAVAQIGESERLTIHCSAADAETLREFRPQLLDAIASLAQVDLNVRDDLRPGDCLVESPETMVDATLQTRRQAILAQLEQTLRQGPPLDLAGLADQPPAAPAADWAAAGDPGEDW, from the coding sequence TTGTCTAAGGCCGAGTCCGATAGCCAAGTGCGCGATTTCAGCCTGGGCGAGTTCCAGGCCGGCCGCAAACCGGCTCCCCGGCCGGCCGGGGACACGGCCTTTCACCCCGGTCAGTTCGAGCCGCTCAACCTGGGCCAACCCGAGGAAGACCCCCGCGAGCGGGCCCAGCGTCAGGCCAAACAGATGGTCGACGAGGCCAACGCCCAGGTGGCCCAGGCCAAGAAAGACGTCGAGCGCATCCGGGCCCAGGCCTACGAGGAGGGCTACAAGCAGGGCCAGCAGGAAGGCCACGCCGCCAGTCAGGCGCGCATCGAGGCGGCCATGAGCAACCTGGAGGCCGCGGCCACGGCCCTGGCCAGGGCCAAGGCCAACGTGCTGGCCCACATGGAGCGCGAGATCGTGGCCCTGGTCCAGGCGGCGGTGGACGGCGTGTTCCTGAGCGTTGACGCCATGCCGGCCAAACTGCTGCGCCAGGTGGTCGGCCGGGCCGTGGCCCAAATCGGCGAGTCGGAACGCCTGACCATCCATTGCAGCGCCGCCGACGCCGAGACCCTGCGCGAGTTTCGGCCCCAGTTGCTCGACGCCATCGCCAGCCTGGCCCAGGTTGACTTGAACGTCCGCGACGATCTGCGCCCCGGCGATTGCCTGGTCGAAAGCCCCGAAACCATGGTCGACGCCACCCTGCAAACCCGCCGCCAGGCCATCCTGGCCCAGTTGGAGCAGACCCTGCGCCAGGGCCCGCCCCTGGACTTGGCCGGCCTGGCCGACCAGCCGCCGGCCGCGCCAGCCGCCGACTGGGCCGCCGCCGGCGATCCTGGCGAGGACTGGTGA
- a CDS encoding FliI/YscN family ATPase, whose translation MGAPSLGRYCDQLRACQPLTVLGRVSQVVGLVAEVRGLELPVGASVFLHLDEGPVLGEVVGFKGQGVQIMPYADTRGLRPGCLVSSAGGAGLVKVGQALLGRVLDGLGNPVDGGPMPEWDQLYPLYRQAPSAMGRPRISQPVDVGVKVINALLTLGKGQRIGIFAGSGVGKSTLMSMIARHTQADISVIGLVGERGRELREFIERDLGPEGLARSVVIVATSDQPALVRMRAAYLATAVAEYFRDQSRDVILMMDSVTRFAMAGREVGLSIGEPPTTKGYTPSVFAQLPRLLERAGTSEGGGSITGIYTVLVEGDDVTEPVADAMRSILDGHFVLTRALADRGHYPAIELLGSISRLARDINPPEVTTAARRLTELLAAYRRNEDLINIGAYADGSNPVIDRAIRMMERINKFLTQPVEKGVDITASRRELVQLMAQK comes from the coding sequence ATGGGCGCGCCTTCCCTGGGCCGCTATTGCGACCAACTGCGGGCCTGTCAGCCGCTGACCGTTTTGGGCCGCGTCAGCCAGGTGGTGGGCCTGGTGGCCGAGGTGCGGGGCCTGGAGTTGCCCGTGGGGGCCAGCGTTTTTCTGCATCTGGATGAAGGCCCGGTGCTGGGCGAGGTGGTGGGCTTCAAGGGCCAGGGCGTGCAGATCATGCCCTACGCCGACACTCGCGGCCTGCGGCCGGGCTGCCTGGTCTCCAGCGCCGGCGGCGCGGGCCTGGTCAAGGTGGGCCAGGCCCTGCTGGGCCGCGTGCTCGACGGCCTGGGCAACCCCGTCGACGGCGGGCCCATGCCCGAGTGGGATCAATTATATCCGCTCTATCGCCAGGCGCCCTCGGCCATGGGCCGGCCGCGCATCAGCCAGCCGGTGGACGTGGGGGTAAAGGTCATCAACGCCCTGCTGACCCTGGGCAAGGGCCAGCGCATCGGCATCTTCGCCGGCTCGGGCGTGGGCAAATCCACCCTGATGAGCATGATCGCCCGCCACACCCAGGCCGACATCAGCGTCATCGGCCTGGTGGGCGAGCGCGGCCGCGAGCTGCGCGAATTCATCGAGCGCGATCTTGGCCCCGAAGGCCTGGCCCGCAGCGTGGTCATCGTGGCCACCAGCGATCAGCCGGCCCTGGTGCGCATGCGCGCGGCCTATCTGGCCACGGCCGTGGCCGAGTATTTCCGCGACCAGAGCCGCGACGTCATCTTGATGATGGACTCGGTGACCCGTTTCGCCATGGCCGGCCGCGAGGTGGGCCTGAGCATCGGCGAGCCGCCCACCACCAAGGGCTACACGCCAAGCGTTTTCGCCCAATTGCCGCGCCTGCTGGAGCGGGCCGGCACCAGCGAGGGCGGCGGCTCGATCACTGGCATCTACACCGTTTTGGTCGAGGGCGACGACGTCACCGAGCCGGTGGCCGACGCCATGCGCTCGATCCTCGACGGCCACTTCGTGTTGACCCGGGCCCTGGCCGACCGTGGCCACTACCCGGCCATCGAGCTGTTGGGCTCCATCAGCCGTTTGGCCCGCGACATCAATCCGCCCGAGGTGACCACCGCCGCGCGCCGGCTCACCGAGTTGCTGGCCGCCTATCGCCGCAACGAGGATCTGATCAACATCGGGGCCTACGCCGATGGCTCCAACCCGGTAATCGACCGGGCCATCCGCATGATGGAGCGCATCAACAAGTTTCTGACCCAGCCCGTGGAAAAAGGCGTCGACATCACCGCCAGCCGCCGCGAACTGGTCCAACTGATGGCCCAGAAGTAG
- the fliJ gene encoding flagellar export protein FliJ → MAFRFRLQSVLDHRKHLEEKAQGEMATRLQKQLACQRQLEWIAGEMTRNRQELARRGAQGISAQEFALAGDYATTLRLHQMRAGSQLELLKAETEIARQKLLEATRDRKAMDILRERHLQDYLAEERRQERIAMDEAAVRGFLGKADR, encoded by the coding sequence ATGGCCTTCCGTTTTCGGTTACAATCGGTGCTGGATCACCGCAAGCATCTGGAAGAAAAGGCCCAGGGCGAGATGGCCACGCGCCTGCAAAAGCAACTGGCCTGCCAACGGCAGTTGGAGTGGATCGCCGGCGAAATGACGCGCAACCGCCAGGAACTGGCCCGGCGGGGCGCTCAAGGCATTTCGGCCCAGGAGTTCGCCCTGGCCGGCGATTACGCCACGACCCTGCGCCTGCACCAGATGCGCGCCGGCTCGCAACTGGAGCTTTTGAAGGCCGAGACCGAGATCGCCCGGCAAAAGCTCCTGGAGGCCACCCGCGACCGCAAGGCCATGGATATTCTGCGCGAGCGGCATCTGCAAGACTATCTGGCCGAGGAACGCCGGCAAGAACGCATCGCCATGGACGAGGCCGCCGTGCGCGGCTTCTTGGGGAAGGCCGACCGATGA
- a CDS encoding MotE family protein, which yields MKLGLLGKILVVGLALKAAALIGALFVGGPGLPPVAQPVAAQEAAQPAPAAQEAAQEPAPEGQPPAEGAQEPAAPPPSQPANYDPRLIELLDQKKKKLALEEERLQQERKELQKLREEVNGRIVELQKVQTALEGLIDQQNKARQERIEQLVKVLGNMRPQPAADVISKLDLDMSVEIFRRMNSRTAGKVMASLEPERAAQISTLLTQQQKSEQAAKVARDAAAAGAEPAE from the coding sequence ATGAAACTTGGGCTTTTGGGCAAAATCCTTGTCGTGGGCCTGGCCCTCAAGGCCGCGGCCCTGATCGGGGCGCTTTTCGTGGGTGGGCCTGGGCTGCCGCCGGTGGCCCAGCCCGTGGCCGCCCAGGAGGCGGCCCAGCCGGCGCCGGCCGCCCAGGAGGCCGCGCAAGAACCGGCCCCGGAGGGCCAACCCCCGGCCGAAGGGGCCCAGGAGCCGGCCGCGCCGCCGCCCAGCCAGCCGGCCAACTATGACCCGCGCCTGATCGAGCTGCTGGACCAGAAAAAGAAAAAGCTGGCCCTGGAGGAAGAGCGCCTGCAACAAGAGCGCAAGGAATTGCAAAAGCTGCGCGAGGAGGTCAACGGCCGCATCGTCGAGTTGCAAAAGGTCCAGACCGCCCTGGAAGGGCTCATCGACCAACAGAACAAGGCCCGCCAGGAGCGCATCGAGCAACTGGTCAAGGTGCTGGGCAACATGCGGCCCCAGCCGGCGGCCGACGTGATCAGCAAGCTGGACCTGGACATGTCGGTGGAGATCTTCCGGCGGATGAACAGCCGCACCGCCGGCAAGGTCATGGCCAGCCTGGAGCCCGAGCGCGCCGCCCAGATCAGCACGCTACTCACCCAGCAGCAAAAGTCCGAACAGGCCGCCAAGGTGGCCCGCGATGCGGCGGCGGCCGGAGCGGAGCCGGCGGAGTAA
- a CDS encoding molybdopterin-dependent oxidoreductase — MAEQSQTRTVFKTCPLCEATCGLAITLQGDQVTHVTGDKLDVFSKGYLCPKGASIAQLHNDPDRLRRPLMRIDGQLREVSWPEAFQAVEQGLGRVIAEHGRDAVAVYLGNPNSHTMAGNLFMRPMLKALASKNIFSASSVDQLPKHVSCGLMFGSPATIPVPDIERTDYLLMLGANPLESNGSLCTAPDFPGRLRALRQRGAKLVVIDPRRTRTAELADEHFFIRPGTDALLLMAMVNSLFAQNLADPGPMAQHVNGLDDLRELSRPFTPQAVAGPCGLAAADIQRLARELAQAPSAVVYGRMGASTQEFGALANWLIDAINVLIGSFDRPGGAMFPTPAHLPPRFKAGGKGWSMGRWTSPATGAPEVIGEFPVATLAQTIEAQGAGAARALITIAGNPALTCPNSQRLDKALASLDFLVCVDFYLNETARHADVILPPCGPLSTAQYDIVFYGFAVHNVANFSPPVIAPGPDELDKWRIMLKLALILAGQGAAADPLTLEQMIIEGALNQAIQAKGSPLAGRQPAELLAQLHGGPGPGRLLDLMLRTGAYGDWFGLNPQGLSLDVLLANPHGVDLGPLKPGVPNVLRTPSAKIELAPSPLAADVDRLAQAMERPPAGTLLVGRRNLRSNNSWMHNIPPLVAGKGRCTLLVHPQDAAALGLEDGKTAVIASRVGSLQMTVELSEALMPGVVCAPHGWGHHAAGARLSVAAANPGVNSNVLTDDQLLDRLSGNCVLNGIPVTIQPAA; from the coding sequence ATGGCCGAACAAAGCCAAACCCGCACAGTATTCAAGACCTGTCCGCTCTGCGAGGCCACCTGCGGCCTAGCCATCACCCTGCAAGGCGACCAAGTCACCCACGTCACCGGCGACAAGCTAGACGTCTTTTCCAAGGGCTATCTGTGCCCCAAGGGCGCCTCCATCGCCCAGTTGCACAACGACCCCGACCGCCTGCGCCGGCCGCTCATGCGCATCGACGGCCAACTGCGCGAGGTCTCGTGGCCCGAGGCCTTCCAGGCCGTGGAGCAAGGCCTGGGCCGGGTCATCGCCGAACACGGCCGCGACGCCGTGGCCGTCTATCTGGGCAACCCCAACTCGCACACCATGGCCGGCAACCTGTTCATGCGGCCCATGCTCAAGGCCCTGGCCAGCAAAAACATCTTCTCGGCCAGCAGCGTCGACCAACTGCCCAAGCACGTCAGTTGCGGGCTGATGTTCGGCAGCCCCGCCACCATCCCCGTGCCCGACATCGAGCGCACCGACTATCTGCTGATGCTGGGGGCCAACCCCTTGGAGTCCAACGGCAGCCTCTGCACCGCGCCGGACTTTCCCGGCCGCCTGCGCGCCCTGCGCCAGCGCGGGGCCAAGCTGGTGGTCATCGACCCCCGCCGCACCCGCACCGCCGAACTGGCCGACGAGCATTTTTTCATCCGGCCTGGGACCGACGCCCTGCTGCTGATGGCCATGGTCAACAGCCTGTTCGCGCAGAACCTGGCCGACCCCGGCCCCATGGCCCAGCACGTCAACGGCCTGGACGATCTGCGCGAACTATCCCGGCCTTTCACGCCCCAGGCCGTGGCCGGGCCTTGCGGCCTCGCCGCCGCCGACATCCAGCGCCTGGCCCGCGAGCTGGCCCAGGCCCCCAGCGCCGTGGTCTACGGTCGCATGGGCGCCAGCACCCAGGAGTTTGGCGCGCTGGCCAACTGGCTCATCGACGCCATCAACGTGCTAATCGGCTCCTTTGACCGGCCCGGCGGGGCCATGTTCCCCACGCCGGCCCATCTGCCGCCCCGTTTCAAGGCCGGCGGCAAGGGCTGGAGCATGGGCCGTTGGACCAGCCCGGCCACCGGCGCGCCCGAGGTCATCGGCGAGTTTCCCGTGGCCACCCTGGCCCAGACCATCGAGGCCCAGGGCGCGGGCGCGGCCAGGGCCCTGATCACCATCGCCGGCAACCCTGCCCTGACCTGCCCCAACAGCCAGCGCCTGGACAAGGCTCTGGCCTCGTTGGATTTTCTGGTCTGCGTCGATTTCTACCTCAACGAGACCGCCCGCCACGCCGACGTGATTCTGCCGCCGTGCGGCCCGCTGTCCACGGCCCAATACGACATTGTCTTCTACGGCTTTGCCGTGCACAACGTGGCCAACTTCTCGCCGCCGGTCATCGCCCCCGGCCCCGACGAGCTGGACAAGTGGCGGATCATGCTCAAGCTGGCCCTGATTTTGGCCGGCCAAGGCGCGGCGGCCGATCCGCTGACCTTGGAACAAATGATCATCGAGGGCGCGCTGAACCAGGCCATCCAGGCCAAGGGCTCGCCCCTGGCCGGTCGCCAGCCCGCCGAATTGCTGGCCCAGTTGCATGGCGGCCCCGGCCCCGGCCGCTTGCTGGACCTGATGCTGCGCACCGGCGCATATGGCGACTGGTTTGGCCTGAACCCCCAGGGCCTGAGCCTGGACGTGCTGCTGGCCAATCCCCACGGCGTGGACCTGGGGCCGCTCAAGCCCGGCGTGCCCAATGTCTTGCGCACGCCCTCGGCCAAGATCGAACTGGCCCCCTCCCCCTTGGCCGCCGACGTGGACCGCCTGGCCCAGGCCATGGAGCGCCCGCCGGCCGGGACGCTCTTGGTGGGCCGCCGGAACCTGCGCTCCAACAACTCGTGGATGCACAACATCCCGCCCCTGGTGGCCGGCAAGGGCCGCTGCACCCTGCTGGTCCATCCCCAGGACGCCGCGGCCCTGGGCCTGGAGGACGGGAAAACCGCCGTGATCGCCAGCCGGGTGGGCAGCCTGCAAATGACCGTGGAGCTGAGTGAAGCGCTCATGCCCGGCGTGGTCTGCGCGCCCCACGGCTGGGGCCACCACGCCGCCGGGGCCAGGCTGTCGGTGGCCGCCGCCAACCCCGGCGTCAACAGCAACGTCCTCACCGACGACCAACTGCTCGACCGACTCTCGGGCAACTGCGTGCTAAACGGCATCCCCGTGACGATCCAGCCGGCGGCCTGA
- a CDS encoding pyridoxamine 5'-phosphate oxidase family protein: MAKMNEKIRKMFQGLVTVVLATADKNGAPNAVPVNAKAALDDETIVISDQFFNKTLANVKENPQVSVSFWEGMNGYQLKGKAQIVTEGPVYETMAAAVKAKGEERGIVLRSKGVLVIKIDDIFYTTPGPKAGQRVE; the protein is encoded by the coding sequence ATGGCCAAGATGAACGAAAAGATCCGCAAGATGTTCCAAGGCCTGGTGACCGTGGTGCTGGCCACCGCCGACAAAAACGGCGCGCCCAACGCCGTGCCGGTCAACGCCAAGGCCGCCCTCGACGACGAAACCATCGTCATCTCCGACCAGTTTTTCAACAAGACCCTGGCCAACGTCAAGGAAAACCCCCAGGTCAGCGTCAGCTTCTGGGAGGGCATGAACGGCTATCAGCTAAAGGGCAAGGCCCAGATCGTGACCGAGGGCCCTGTCTACGAAACCATGGCCGCCGCCGTCAAGGCCAAGGGCGAAGAGCGGGGCATCGTGCTGCGCTCCAAGGGCGTGTTGGTCATCAAGATCGACGACATTTTCTACACCACCCCCGGACCGAAGGCCGGCCAGCGGGTCGAATAG
- a CDS encoding DUF1847 domain-containing protein, producing MSDEQTACSYCAKKKCFFGDFSTAPPDCPTITRQAELEYSRQKLAEPENQRMAQDVARTWKDYGRLTRVEETVLYARLRGFKKLGVAFCVGLSEEAEKFTNLLRNEGFEVASACCMFGGFSSDDVDLPVEDKAFGGGRQPMCNPIGQARLLDEAGCELNIILGLCVGDDTLFIKHSQAPVTVLAVKDRVLAHNPLGALYTARNIYTRLKVKRPKTDKP from the coding sequence ATGAGCGACGAGCAGACGGCGTGTAGTTATTGCGCCAAAAAGAAGTGCTTTTTCGGCGACTTTTCCACCGCCCCGCCCGACTGCCCCACCATCACCAGGCAAGCCGAGCTGGAGTATTCGCGCCAAAAGCTGGCCGAGCCCGAAAACCAGCGCATGGCCCAGGACGTGGCCCGCACCTGGAAGGACTATGGCCGACTGACCAGGGTCGAGGAAACGGTGCTTTACGCCAGGCTGCGCGGTTTCAAGAAGCTGGGCGTGGCTTTTTGCGTGGGGCTCTCCGAGGAGGCCGAGAAGTTCACCAACCTGCTGCGCAACGAGGGCTTCGAGGTGGCCTCGGCCTGTTGCATGTTCGGCGGCTTCAGCTCCGACGACGTGGATCTGCCCGTGGAGGACAAGGCCTTTGGCGGCGGCCGCCAGCCCATGTGCAACCCCATCGGCCAAGCCCGTCTGCTCGACGAGGCCGGCTGCGAACTCAACATCATCCTGGGCCTGTGCGTGGGCGACGACACCCTGTTCATCAAGCATTCCCAAGCGCCGGTGACGGTCTTGGCCGTCAAGGACCGCGTGCTGGCCCACAATCCCCTGGGGGCGCTCTACACCGCCCGCAACATCTACACCCGCCTGAAGGTCAAGCGGCCCAAGACCGACAAGCCCTAG
- a CDS encoding DUF3124 domain-containing protein, whose protein sequence is MRHCTRALLAALLTLTVWLPAQAQPQTSSGQLVYVPAYSHIYHGDKPNEFLLTITISVRNADPWRPLELTMLEYRGSDGRVLKSFLDKPLSIAPLAATRFVVAESDAHGGSGACFLVRWRAGQPINQPVIQAVMIGARANQGISFICEGQPLVEAK, encoded by the coding sequence ATGCGTCACTGCACTCGCGCCCTGCTGGCGGCGCTGTTGACCCTGACCGTCTGGCTTCCGGCCCAGGCCCAGCCCCAGACATCGAGCGGTCAACTGGTCTACGTGCCGGCCTATTCGCACATCTACCACGGCGACAAACCAAACGAATTTCTGCTGACCATCACCATCAGCGTGCGCAACGCCGACCCCTGGCGGCCTCTGGAGCTGACGATGCTCGAATATCGCGGCTCCGACGGGCGGGTGCTCAAGTCGTTCCTCGACAAGCCGCTTTCCATCGCGCCGCTGGCCGCCACGCGTTTCGTGGTGGCCGAGAGCGACGCCCACGGCGGTTCGGGGGCCTGCTTCCTGGTGCGTTGGCGCGCCGGCCAGCCGATCAACCAGCCGGTGATCCAGGCGGTGATGATCGGCGCGCGAGCCAATCAGGGCATCAGCTTCATCTGCGAAGGCCAACCCCTGGTCGAAGCCAAGTAG
- the mutM gene encoding bifunctional DNA-formamidopyrimidine glycosylase/DNA-(apurinic or apyrimidinic site) lyase, with the protein MPELPEVECVRRTLEPAVLGRAIVAVQINYAKAVLPDARAFADGLGGKSITATARHGKLLILGLDQGAFMTIHLRMTGQVIVADQAPQADHIHARIDLDDGQSLFYRDMRKFGRLNYCPDAQALQNGPLANMGPDALELEAEAFATLVGARGGKLKNVLLDQRVLAGVGNIYADESLHRAGLSPLADPRALSADDLDRLHRALRQTLLEALEQGGSSVRNFMDAHGRAGTFQHSHRVYRRTGQPCPVCGQPVERIVVAGRGTHFCPACQEKC; encoded by the coding sequence ATGCCCGAACTGCCCGAAGTCGAATGCGTGCGCCGCACCCTGGAGCCGGCCGTGCTGGGCCGCGCCATCGTGGCCGTGCAGATCAACTACGCCAAAGCCGTCTTGCCCGACGCCCGGGCCTTTGCCGACGGCCTGGGCGGCAAAAGCATAACCGCCACCGCCCGCCACGGCAAGCTCTTGATCCTGGGCCTGGACCAGGGCGCGTTTATGACCATCCACCTGCGCATGACCGGCCAGGTCATCGTGGCCGACCAGGCCCCCCAGGCCGATCACATCCACGCGCGCATCGATCTCGATGACGGCCAGAGCCTGTTTTACCGCGACATGCGCAAGTTCGGCCGGCTCAACTATTGCCCCGACGCCCAGGCCCTGCAAAACGGACCTCTGGCCAACATGGGCCCCGACGCCCTGGAGTTGGAGGCCGAGGCCTTCGCCACCCTGGTCGGCGCGCGGGGCGGCAAGCTCAAAAACGTGCTCCTCGACCAGCGCGTGCTGGCCGGGGTCGGCAACATCTACGCCGACGAGAGCCTGCACCGCGCCGGGCTCTCGCCCTTGGCCGACCCCCGCGCCCTGAGCGCTGACGACCTGGACCGCCTGCACCGGGCCCTGCGCCAGACCCTCCTGGAAGCGCTGGAGCAAGGCGGCAGCAGCGTGCGCAATTTCATGGACGCCCATGGCCGCGCCGGAACCTTCCAGCACAGCCACCGCGTCTATCGCCGGACCGGCCAGCCCTGCCCGGTCTGCGGCCAACCCGTCGAGCGCATCGTCGTGGCCGGCCGGGGGACACATTTCTGCCCCGCCTGCCAGGAAAAGTGCTAG
- a CDS encoding DUF6485 family protein: MADLQKMKDACPNYKANLAQCTCSYGSCDKTGLCCQCVSYHRKAGQIPGCFFSAEGEASYDRSYANFCRDIGR, translated from the coding sequence ATGGCCGACCTTCAAAAGATGAAAGACGCCTGCCCCAATTATAAGGCCAATCTGGCCCAATGCACTTGCAGCTATGGCTCTTGCGACAAAACAGGGTTATGCTGTCAATGCGTGAGCTACCACCGCAAGGCGGGGCAGATCCCCGGATGCTTCTTTTCGGCCGAGGGCGAGGCCAGCTATGATCGTTCCTACGCCAATTTCTGCCGCGACATCGGTCGCTAG
- a CDS encoding GAF domain-containing protein — protein MDSRRELSDAIELLADIVEAFTAALFVRQPGEEGLRAVAWHSLGKSFRHDEMIKPGEGLVGYAAKHGQIIDVDRHRVSSDATGIYADDEDIKALLVMPVSDFGVLAVDIKSRPVFGEREKKTVRDFAKFFANMMLHHDVCCREAMYGRILDLLYEVENASLTLGEAREFYRAVLDAGRRYTGLPMGLLCLLHPGRRQFTVEAVDGPSLSTLRGRSFPVSQGLIGLVMRKANPLCHNKLKPLKGKSYLVSPDEQIRGYNAFLGVPLISWKRLIGVWAFAGSTERVVDEEELRALQLAGHRVAATIEHCGLCQGVGPTPGGLS, from the coding sequence ATGGATTCGCGGCGCGAGCTTTCCGACGCCATTGAGCTTTTGGCCGACATCGTCGAGGCTTTCACGGCGGCGCTTTTCGTCAGGCAGCCCGGCGAGGAGGGCCTGCGGGCGGTGGCCTGGCACTCGCTGGGCAAATCATTCCGCCACGACGAGATGATCAAGCCGGGCGAGGGCCTGGTGGGTTACGCGGCCAAGCACGGCCAGATCATCGACGTCGACCGCCACCGGGTCAGTTCCGACGCCACGGGCATCTACGCCGACGACGAAGACATCAAGGCCCTTTTGGTCATGCCGGTGAGCGACTTTGGCGTGCTGGCGGTCGACATCAAGAGCCGCCCGGTCTTTGGCGAACGCGAGAAAAAGACCGTGCGTGATTTCGCCAAATTTTTCGCCAACATGATGCTGCACCACGACGTGTGCTGCCGCGAGGCCATGTATGGCCGCATCCTCGATCTGCTCTACGAGGTGGAAAACGCTTCGTTGACCCTGGGCGAGGCGCGGGAGTTTTACCGCGCCGTTCTGGACGCCGGCCGCCGCTACACCGGGCTGCCCATGGGCCTGCTCTGCCTGCTGCACCCTGGGCGGCGTCAGTTCACCGTCGAGGCCGTGGACGGGCCGTCGCTGAGCACCCTGCGCGGGCGATCCTTTCCCGTCTCGCAGGGGCTGATCGGCCTGGTCATGCGCAAGGCCAACCCCCTGTGCCACAACAAGCTCAAGCCGCTCAAGGGAAAGTCGTATCTTGTGTCGCCAGACGAGCAGATCAGGGGTTACAATGCATTTTTGGGAGTTCCGCTCATCTCGTGGAAGCGCTTGATCGGCGTGTGGGCCTTTGCCGGCTCCACCGAGCGCGTGGTCGACGAGGAAGAACTGCGGGCTTTGCAATTGGCCGGCCACCGCGTGGCGGCCACCATCGAACACTGTGGCCTGTGCCAGGGCGTTGGCCCGACGCCGGGCGGGCTTTCGTGA